caaggggctggagcagggcaaccaagctggggaagagtctggagagcagggctggggaggagcagctgagggagcctggagaagaggaggctgaggagagaccttctggctctctacaactccctgaaaggaggatggagccaggtgggggctggactcttctccctagtctctagaggaaatggcctgaaaatgtgccaggggagggttaggttggagctgaggaaaaatctctttgaaAGCCGTGGCCAAGGCCCTCGTGGCCGTGGCTGGgcggccatggtggtgctgggtagctggttgggctgggtgatcccaGAGAGCTTtggcaacccaaaccattctgtgactctaagcacctgcagaggcaggcaggcagctgctgtgtcccAGCTCACCTGCACAAAGAAGATGAAGTGCTTGAAGGAGGTGTTGAGGtgagcctcctcctgcagccgcATGACAGAGTCAAAGTGCTGGTGGTAGATGTGGGCATAGACACGGAACAGCCTCTTCAGGATGGTCTTGGCCACAGACATGAAGTTCTTGGGAAATGGGACACCTGGAACACACCAAATGCACAGGAGTGAGCCCTTTGGTTGGGTCAGAAGGCCCCAAGCCAGATGCTGTGGCAGTGTCTTGGTGCTGTAGGAGGAGGCTGCGCTGTAGCACGTGGCCCTGCTGACCTATCTTGGAGGGGAAGAGTGTTTCATCATCCAGCTGGTCCTGCACCCATGTCATCAAGTAGTCAATGTACTTGGGAGCTGAGCACTTGATGGGCTTCTTGATGTTGGTGCCATCTGCCCAGTGGTACTCGTACCTGTGGGCACAGGGAagcaaaagcagctctgagacAGGAGGACAAAAGGCATTTGGAGGCCTCTCTGGGATTTTGGTGCTGCTGTTCTCACACAAGATGACTTCCCCAAGAGACCATCCTGAGGAGGCACACAAGCTgcactaggttggaagggaccctccaagggtatcttgtccaacccccctgcactcagcagggacatctccaactggagcaggctgccccagggcacagcaagtttgagcttgaatgtctgcagggctggagcctcagccacctccctgggcagcctgtcccagtgtctcaccaccctcatggtgcagaactccctcctgatgtacaacctaaacctcctctgctccagtttcaaaccactgcccctggtcccaTCCCCACAGACCCTGctgaagagtccctccccagccttcctgcaggtcctagcagcagactgaaatgcagctctaagtcctccctggagccttctccaggctgagcagccccaactctcccagcctgtccacacagctctctgatcatctttgtggcctcctctggaccctctccagcaggtccaggtccctcttgtgttTGGGGTCCCATAGGtagacacagccctgcaggtgaggtctcacattGGCTTGAGCCACCCTCTCAGATCAAGACAAGTGATTATCAATGCCACAGCTCCTCCCAGCTAGGAGGACTGTGatgcccaccccaccccacccccactttCTCTGGGAGCTTTTGGAGAATCCTTCAAAAGCAGAGAACATTAACCACCCCCCATCTGGGCTGTCACCTGCTGGCTGGGGACAAATGGCAGCAAAGGCTGCCACTGACACAGGAAATGGTTACAGGAAACATCCCCAAACTTAGAAACAGGAACTTGCAGTGCAGATAGCTCTGGgtagaggagcagggcaggatgtgACATGGCACCCCCCAGACGCTGTCCCCAAGCCGCAGCCCTCGCTGCTGCCCCAGAGCCTGCCGCGGCCTCACCCCCAGAGCCAGGGAACCCCAGGAGGCTTTGGGCtgcaagggaggctgcagggcattGAGCTGTGGGGAGCCAGAAGgtcctccctcagctgctgctccccagctctcttctccagacccttccccacctttgttgcccttctctggccctgctccagccctcagtgtccttcttggagtgagaggcccaaccccgagcccagcactcaagctgtggcctccgtccctgccctgctcctgctgcccacaccattgctgctccaggccaggctgctggtgctcttcttggccacctgggcaccccctggctcctctccagctgctggcacccagcacccccagggcctcttccactgggcagtttccagccactctgcccccagcctggtgccttcctggggtggttgtaccccaagggcaggacccagccctgggccttgccacatccatccagcctggccaggtccctctgagaGCCTCCAACTGTCCAAGCAGATCAACTCtgccactcagcttggtgttgtctgtaGCCTGGCTGAGGGAGACTCAatccttgtccagatcattgcTGAAGAGACTGCAGAGAACTGACAAAGCTTTTGctgacagctggactcaatgagcttAGAGGCCATTGCCAAGCACAACAATTCCATGGagcaaggtgctggagccacctgtgcacacaccACACCTGAACTGTGACCACAGGGAAGGTCTCACCTTGGTCCTGCAGACATGACAGGGCAGCTGGCCTCTGTGCAGAACTCTGTGATGGTCCCATAGAGCATGTTGATCTGGTTGAAGAAGTCCACAGCTGGAAAGGAAACCCACCAAGGTCAGTGagagcacagccacccccaggcctgcagcaccctgcagctgaCACAGCCTCTGAGGATCACTGTTGGGGTGGGAATGTGCTGCAAGGCTCTCAGGGAAACAAACATCCCATGGCTGATGACTTAAGAGACATCAACCATCTAGGAATGGGAATTCTCTGGCAATTGTTCAGCCTCCAGCTACTGCTCCTAACTGAggtgaaattcaacaaggccaagtagaAGGTcttgcagctgggtcagggcaaaagcacaaatccaggctgggtgaggagtggcttgagagcagctctgcagacccAAAGAGCCACCTATATCCTGGGGGGCATCCAGAGCagcgtgaccagcaggacaagggaggggattctgcccctctcctctgctgagaccccacgtggagcactgcacccagttctggagctaCCAACACAAGGTCATGGACCTGATGAgaagagtccagaggaggccacaacgatggtcagagggctgcagaacctcccctatggggacagagagggagacttggggctgttcagcctggggaagagaaggctccagggagaccttaaagcagctttccagtgcccaaagggctccaggagagctggggagggactttggataagggctgggagtgccaggatgaggaacaatggctttgagctgggagaggggagactgagactggagatgaggaagaaattctttgcagtgagggtggggacactggcacaggttgcccagggaggctgtggctgcttcctccctggaggtgttcaaggccaggctggatgaggccttgagcaacttggtctagtaggaggtgtccctgcccatggcatggaaggtcccttccaactcaagccattctgtcattctatgatttgtctgGCAGGAAGCTCCACTCAGCCTTTCACACcttcagaaaatgaaagagCCTCAAAGATCTGATGAATTTAGGCAACACAGGAAACACCTTCCTTTGCTTGAACAGCCCAGGTGCCCTGACCTACTGCCTGCTGCTACTCAAAACGACTTGTTCCTTCTCTTACCTCCAAAGAAAGGTcaaggctggaggcagcagctgctgagagcagaatAAATTGGTAGTGTTTGCCTTCCTAGACCATCCAGGGAGCAGTGACTCACAGAAACCCAACAAGGAACTGCACACACCTGGGGTCCAGTGGAGAAGGCAGTTCTGCTTTCTCCCAGACTGCTCACTGTTGCCATTTCTGCTGCCAACAGCACTTTGCAATTCCAAACAGCAACACTCCAggccagctccctgggacaaAAATAACCATTCCcaactcctgcagcccttccaacccttgagTTCAAAGAAAACCactccaaaacaacaacagtgagccagggggtgcccaggtggccaagaaggccaccagccgcttggcctggagcagcaatggtttgggcagcaggagcagggtagggattgtccctgtgaggccacagcttgagtgctg
The DNA window shown above is from Dryobates pubescens isolate bDryPub1 chromosome 31, bDryPub1.pri, whole genome shotgun sequence and carries:
- the MOB1A gene encoding MOB kinase activator 1A — translated: MSFLFGSRSSKTFKPKKNIPEGSHQYELLKHAEATLGSGNLRQAVMLPEGEDLNEWIAVNTVDFFNQINMLYGTITEFCTEASCPVMSAGPRYEYHWADGTNIKKPIKCSAPKYIDYLMTWVQDQLDDETLFPSKIGVPFPKNFMSVAKTILKRLFRVYAHIYHQHFDSVMRLQEEAHLNTSFKHFIFFVQEFNLIDRRELAPLQELIEKLGSKDR